From a single Chitinophaga sp. Cy-1792 genomic region:
- the aspA gene encoding aspartate ammonia-lyase → MSKRIEHDFLGEKEIPQDVYYGIQTLRALENFHITGIPLKVEPAMVQALGYVKKAAAMANRDLGVLDKEIAKFIIKASDRVIAGEFDDQFLSDLIQGGAGTSVNMNANEVIANVALEMMGHKKGDYQYCHPNNHVNCSQSTNDAYPTAFRIALINKLTSYKESVALLGEAFEQKGHEFKNILKMGRTQLQDAVPMSMGDEFRAFATNLGEEAPRIEESKRLISEINMGATAIGTGVNAPAGYSELVTKYLREVTGLDLSLAADLIEATYDTGAYVQLSGVLKRTAVKISKICNDLRLLSSGPRAGLNEINLPPMQPGSSIMPGKVNPVIPEVVNQTAFYVIGADLTVTLAAEAGQLQLNVMEPVLGFALFTSISYMTNAVNTLREKCVVGITANGEHTRQMVMNSIGIVTQLNPVIGYEKSAGVAREALETGKSVHDIVVKEKKYITQEKWDEIFTFDNLIRPKFIQ, encoded by the coding sequence ATGTCAAAAAGAATCGAACATGATTTCCTTGGTGAAAAGGAAATCCCACAGGATGTATACTACGGTATCCAAACATTAAGAGCGCTGGAAAACTTCCATATCACCGGTATTCCGCTGAAAGTAGAACCTGCAATGGTACAGGCACTGGGATATGTGAAAAAAGCCGCAGCCATGGCCAACCGCGATCTGGGCGTATTGGACAAGGAGATTGCGAAGTTCATCATTAAAGCCAGTGATCGTGTGATTGCAGGTGAATTTGATGATCAGTTCCTGAGTGATCTTATCCAAGGCGGCGCAGGTACATCTGTAAACATGAACGCAAACGAAGTAATTGCGAATGTTGCACTGGAAATGATGGGACACAAGAAAGGCGATTACCAGTATTGCCATCCCAACAACCATGTCAACTGTTCACAGTCTACCAACGATGCGTATCCTACTGCTTTCCGTATCGCTTTGATCAATAAACTTACCAGCTACAAAGAATCAGTGGCATTGCTGGGAGAAGCTTTTGAGCAGAAAGGTCATGAGTTTAAGAATATCCTGAAAATGGGTCGTACCCAGTTGCAGGATGCAGTACCAATGAGCATGGGCGATGAGTTCAGGGCTTTTGCTACCAACCTGGGTGAAGAAGCACCAAGGATCGAAGAAAGTAAAAGACTGATCTCTGAAATTAACATGGGCGCTACTGCTATCGGTACTGGTGTGAACGCACCTGCCGGTTATTCTGAGCTGGTAACCAAATACCTTCGTGAAGTAACAGGCCTGGATCTTTCGCTGGCAGCTGACCTGATCGAAGCTACCTACGATACCGGCGCTTATGTGCAATTGTCTGGTGTGCTGAAACGTACTGCTGTGAAGATTTCTAAAATCTGTAATGACTTACGTCTGCTCAGTTCCGGACCACGTGCAGGGCTAAACGAAATTAACCTGCCTCCGATGCAGCCAGGTTCTTCTATCATGCCAGGAAAGGTAAATCCGGTGATCCCTGAAGTGGTGAACCAGACTGCCTTCTATGTGATAGGTGCTGACCTTACCGTTACACTGGCAGCAGAAGCGGGCCAGTTACAGCTCAACGTAATGGAGCCGGTACTGGGCTTTGCGCTGTTTACCTCCATTTCCTATATGACTAATGCTGTCAATACCCTGCGTGAGAAATGCGTTGTAGGCATTACTGCCAACGGCGAACATACGCGTCAGATGGTAATGAACAGTATCGGTATCGTTACACAGCTGAACCCTGTTATCGGTTATGAGAAATCTGCCGGAGTAGCAAGAGAAGCGCTGGAAACGGGTAAATCTGTACATGACATCGTCGTGAAAGAGAAGAAATATATCACCCAGGAGAAATGGGATGAAATCTTCACTTTCGACAATCTTATCCGGCCAAAATTCATCCAATAA
- a CDS encoding DUF445 domain-containing protein: MNSFAVSMLIKSLAARREQLAAQLGKIAGQQFSFAVIKQKLTDPEKIKSIIPVVEQHLDEFLRTRLPKAMPVLSMFIGDSTVNQIKGHLVTELDTLFPVMINQYLNNVENDLNLEKIVSNKIAAISDEQLQSGVQQFLGKELTKFKLLGAATGFIIGVISLILACYIK; the protein is encoded by the coding sequence ATGAACAGCTTTGCTGTGTCAATGCTGATAAAAAGCCTCGCCGCACGCCGCGAACAGCTGGCCGCTCAGTTAGGAAAAATCGCCGGACAACAATTCTCTTTCGCTGTCATCAAACAAAAACTAACTGATCCGGAAAAAATCAAAAGCATCATCCCCGTTGTTGAACAACACCTCGACGAATTTCTCCGCACCCGCCTCCCTAAAGCAATGCCGGTACTCTCCATGTTTATCGGCGACAGTACCGTCAACCAGATAAAAGGCCACCTCGTAACGGAACTGGATACACTCTTTCCCGTTATGATCAATCAATACCTCAACAATGTAGAGAATGATCTTAACCTGGAAAAAATCGTCAGCAATAAAATCGCGGCCATTTCCGACGAACAATTGCAGTCCGGCGTACAACAATTTCTTGGCAAAGAACTGACTAAGTTCAAACTGCTGGGAGCCGCCACAGGATTCATTATTGGCGTCATTTCACTTATACTTGCCTGTTATATTAAATAA
- a CDS encoding type II asparaginase: MLRSSFFVYGFMLACGAGMLTSSEVQAQKKKNQRAETTKAVAADRSWEKDKNLPNIVILATGGTIAGAGTSSVSAGYTAGKLPIEDLLNAVPEARKVANLEGEQVASVGSQAMTDSVWLKLAKRVNQILQRPDVDGIVITHGTDTQGETAFFLDLTVKSNKPVVMVGAMRSATAISADGPKNLYDAVVIAASKSAAGRGVLVAMNEEIFSGREVTKTNTTSTATFQAPNAGPLGYIYDGKVAWYHNTIRKHTTQSVFDVSNVNELPKVDILYGYSNPDPNLVDCLMSDGTKGIVIAGVGNGNLYPTVEAKVKQATAKGIVVVRAARAVSGRVTLDGETDDKALGTIVSDDLNPEKARVLLQLALLKTSSPAQIQQYFFEY, encoded by the coding sequence ATGTTACGTTCTTCATTTTTCGTTTATGGCTTTATGTTAGCCTGCGGAGCAGGTATGCTGACTTCTTCGGAAGTACAGGCACAAAAGAAAAAGAATCAACGGGCAGAAACAACGAAGGCTGTAGCTGCAGACAGAAGCTGGGAAAAGGACAAGAACCTTCCCAATATTGTGATCTTAGCTACTGGCGGCACTATTGCCGGCGCAGGCACCTCCAGTGTCAGCGCCGGTTATACTGCCGGTAAGCTGCCAATTGAAGACCTGCTGAATGCCGTTCCAGAGGCCAGGAAAGTAGCAAACCTGGAAGGAGAGCAGGTAGCCTCCGTAGGAAGTCAGGCTATGACAGACAGTGTATGGCTGAAACTCGCCAAACGTGTTAACCAGATATTACAACGCCCCGATGTGGATGGTATCGTGATCACCCATGGTACGGATACACAGGGCGAAACCGCTTTCTTCCTAGATCTTACTGTTAAATCAAATAAGCCGGTAGTGATGGTAGGCGCTATGCGTAGTGCTACTGCTATTTCTGCCGACGGACCCAAAAATCTGTATGACGCCGTTGTTATCGCTGCAAGCAAATCTGCTGCCGGCAGGGGCGTATTGGTGGCCATGAATGAAGAAATCTTCTCCGGCCGCGAAGTTACCAAAACAAATACTACCAGCACTGCTACCTTCCAGGCGCCCAATGCCGGCCCGCTGGGATACATCTATGATGGAAAAGTAGCCTGGTACCACAATACTATTCGTAAACATACAACACAAAGTGTTTTTGATGTCAGTAATGTAAACGAACTTCCTAAAGTGGATATTCTCTACGGATATTCCAATCCTGATCCCAATCTGGTAGACTGCCTAATGAGCGATGGCACCAAAGGAATTGTTATTGCCGGTGTCGGTAATGGTAATCTTTATCCTACGGTGGAAGCCAAAGTAAAGCAGGCTACAGCAAAAGGTATTGTGGTGGTAAGAGCTGCCCGTGCCGTTAGTGGCCGTGTTACCCTGGATGGTGAAACCGATGATAAAGCCCTGGGCACAATTGTATCTGATGACCTGAACCCTGAAAAAGCCCGTGTGCTCCTACAGCTGGCATTACTGAAAACCTCCAGTCCTGCTCAGATACAGCAATACTTCTTTGAATACTAA
- a CDS encoding porin, with amino-acid sequence MHTRYILLSVLLLLSFTAMSQQQEYSDTLHKPLISLPKSFLLDNMDLIANMRFAERNEFIDGTYQGSKFVNEQFRLELRGKVTDKLYFRFRDRYTRDPETQSVDNISRSTDLAYLRFDPTEKWKIYAGKLCADWGGYEFDANPIEIYEYSDIIEYADNFLSGAGVGFLPNKKNEFTVQLLNSRTKTFKELYDTIPGITEAKFPFAAVFNWRGSFLDGKLNTIWSYSIFKEATHQYMNYFAFGNQLLLKKFMLEYDFKLSLENLDRKMLVSGFVHNGVAEQGVRYMSHWVRADGQISKLVHLTFTGFVDFAFWDGNPDPNADKKLRTAWGYVPGVEVYPLKNVNLRVYANMVGRVYDYTAYARKNYGMVNGNTYRFSIGIMTPLTIL; translated from the coding sequence ATGCATACACGTTACATCCTGTTGTCTGTTTTATTATTGTTGTCGTTCACTGCGATGTCGCAGCAGCAAGAATATTCAGATACGCTTCATAAACCATTGATTTCTCTGCCCAAATCCTTTCTGCTGGATAATATGGATCTGATTGCAAATATGAGATTTGCAGAGAGAAATGAGTTTATTGACGGTACCTACCAGGGCTCTAAATTCGTGAATGAACAATTCCGCCTGGAACTGAGAGGAAAGGTAACCGATAAACTCTACTTCCGTTTTCGTGACCGCTATACCCGCGATCCGGAAACGCAGTCAGTGGATAATATAAGCCGTTCCACTGACCTGGCCTATCTGCGATTCGATCCTACCGAAAAATGGAAGATCTATGCAGGTAAGCTTTGTGCAGACTGGGGTGGTTATGAATTCGACGCCAACCCGATCGAGATATATGAATATTCAGATATCATTGAATACGCTGATAACTTCCTGTCTGGTGCCGGCGTGGGTTTCCTGCCAAATAAAAAGAATGAATTCACCGTACAGCTGCTGAATAGCCGTACCAAAACATTCAAGGAGCTATACGATACCATCCCCGGTATTACAGAGGCTAAGTTTCCTTTTGCTGCTGTATTTAACTGGCGTGGCAGCTTCCTTGACGGAAAACTGAATACAATCTGGTCTTACAGCATCTTTAAAGAAGCTACCCATCAGTATATGAATTACTTCGCTTTTGGTAACCAGCTATTGCTGAAGAAATTTATGCTGGAGTACGACTTTAAACTTAGTCTCGAAAACCTGGACAGGAAAATGCTGGTATCCGGCTTTGTACACAATGGTGTGGCAGAGCAGGGGGTACGGTATATGAGCCACTGGGTCAGGGCAGATGGGCAGATCAGTAAACTGGTACACCTGACTTTCACAGGCTTCGTTGACTTTGCCTTTTGGGATGGTAACCCCGACCCCAATGCGGACAAAAAACTGCGTACCGCCTGGGGATATGTTCCCGGAGTGGAAGTATACCCGCTGAAGAACGTAAACCTGCGTGTATATGCTAACATGGTTGGTCGTGTGTACGACTATACGGCGTATGCAAGGAAAAATTACGGAATGGTAAATGGTAATACCTATCGGTTCTCTATTGGTATCATGACGCCATTGACTATATTATAA
- a CDS encoding TonB-dependent receptor domain-containing protein, translating to MKKCYAIIAGIMLWQVHSFAQNPAGSKPTAPQQQGAARTQGPRPNMPQIGHLYGKLLDGATNKPIEYASVAVLKAKDSSVVTGMLTKSNGDFSLENLPFGPLVIRINFMGYTTITKKVTITKETLEQDLGNIKLQPNTKMLNSVEVTGQKSAFQMGIDKKVFNVDRNLTSVGGTAQDVLKSVPSVNVDLDGNVTVRNASPNIFIDGKPSTLTLDQIPADAIESIELVTNPSAKYDAEGMSGILNIVLKKNKKAGFNGSVNAGIGNNNKYNAGGNIAVRQGKWNVYANYNLNANQNWGEGTTNRTNFGTKGDTNYLRQNSNSTSKPLFQFGRIGADFSIDNRNTISLSQNIGGGDFKTNEDLQSFFSGNDKIVNGRNDRLNNSSMSFRNYTTALNYRHSFAKPNQELTADVNYNKSNNSRIGDYITQAQDPSGTALGQSVRQNNTTNGHTTFVTMQSDYTNPIGKNGKLEVGVKATLRNYDSKYDVFNQDTITNTFPHVDSLSTNYSYKEQIYAGYANFANTIGNFGYQAGLRVEQYIYAGENQGVTYKPTKATPGFFPSLFLSQKLQQDQELQLNYSRRVNRPNFFQLIPYRDYSDPQNQREGNPNLKPEYTNSLEFSYVKNWKTANFLGSVYFRNTNNLITTLSTPIGKDTLLTQFTNANRSNSYGAELTMKNQIIPGWDLTTNVNLYQTDIQVTDGDHTFNNSGFSWMGKINSETKLPYNFTLQVNATYQAPTVALPNNGSGGGGGGGRGGGGGGMMMIPTSAQGTIKGFSMVDVAVRKDFLKNKALSVTASVSDIFNTRQYELNQVTPTFAQDYIRKRESRIFKVNVSYRFGKLDSNLFKKKKRSDNGDNQMNDMQGF from the coding sequence ATGAAAAAATGCTATGCAATTATTGCTGGTATTATGTTGTGGCAGGTTCATTCCTTTGCACAGAACCCTGCAGGAAGTAAACCAACAGCCCCTCAACAGCAAGGAGCAGCACGAACGCAGGGACCAAGACCCAATATGCCGCAAATCGGACATCTTTATGGAAAATTGCTGGACGGCGCTACCAATAAGCCAATAGAATACGCTTCCGTTGCAGTACTCAAAGCGAAAGACTCCTCCGTGGTTACAGGGATGCTCACCAAATCCAATGGCGACTTCTCTCTCGAAAATCTCCCGTTCGGCCCGCTCGTAATCCGTATTAACTTCATGGGCTACACGACCATCACCAAAAAAGTAACCATCACCAAGGAAACACTGGAACAGGACCTGGGCAACATCAAACTGCAGCCCAATACTAAAATGCTGAACAGCGTAGAGGTAACCGGCCAGAAAAGCGCCTTCCAGATGGGTATCGATAAAAAAGTATTCAACGTAGACCGCAACCTCACCAGTGTTGGCGGTACCGCACAGGATGTTCTCAAAAGCGTACCTTCCGTAAACGTAGACCTCGACGGTAACGTAACAGTTCGTAACGCTTCACCAAATATCTTTATCGACGGTAAACCTTCTACCCTCACCCTCGACCAGATCCCTGCCGACGCTATCGAAAGCATTGAACTGGTAACCAACCCTTCCGCGAAATACGATGCAGAAGGTATGTCCGGTATTCTGAATATCGTTCTCAAGAAAAACAAAAAAGCCGGCTTCAATGGCTCTGTTAACGCAGGTATCGGCAACAACAATAAATACAATGCCGGCGGCAACATCGCTGTTCGCCAGGGCAAATGGAACGTATATGCGAACTATAATTTAAATGCCAATCAGAACTGGGGCGAAGGAACCACCAACCGTACCAACTTCGGCACCAAAGGTGATACCAACTACCTCCGCCAGAACAGCAACAGCACCAGCAAACCGCTGTTCCAGTTTGGTCGTATCGGCGCCGACTTCTCTATCGACAACCGTAATACGATCTCCCTGTCACAAAATATCGGTGGCGGTGACTTCAAAACAAATGAAGACCTGCAGAGCTTCTTTTCCGGCAACGACAAAATCGTAAACGGCAGAAACGACAGGCTCAATAACAGTTCCATGAGTTTCCGCAACTACACCACGGCGCTGAATTACCGCCACTCTTTTGCGAAACCTAACCAGGAACTGACTGCTGATGTCAACTACAACAAAAGCAACAACAGCAGAATCGGCGACTATATCACACAGGCACAAGACCCTTCAGGAACCGCACTCGGACAGTCGGTACGCCAGAACAATACCACCAATGGCCACACCACTTTCGTCACAATGCAGTCTGACTACACCAACCCAATCGGTAAAAACGGTAAGCTGGAAGTAGGTGTGAAAGCCACGCTCAGAAACTATGACAGCAAATACGATGTATTCAACCAGGATACAATTACCAATACTTTCCCGCACGTAGATTCATTGTCTACCAACTACTCCTACAAAGAGCAGATCTATGCAGGATATGCCAATTTCGCCAATACCATTGGTAATTTCGGCTACCAGGCAGGATTACGTGTAGAACAATATATTTATGCCGGCGAAAACCAGGGCGTTACCTATAAGCCTACCAAGGCTACTCCTGGCTTCTTCCCAAGCCTGTTCCTCTCCCAGAAACTGCAGCAGGACCAGGAATTACAGCTGAATTATTCCAGAAGAGTAAACCGCCCGAACTTCTTCCAGCTCATTCCTTACAGAGACTACAGCGATCCGCAAAACCAGCGTGAAGGTAACCCTAACCTGAAGCCGGAATACACCAACAGCCTGGAGTTCTCCTATGTGAAAAACTGGAAAACCGCGAACTTCCTCGGAAGCGTCTACTTCCGCAATACCAATAACCTGATCACTACCCTGAGTACACCGATCGGTAAAGATACCCTGCTGACACAGTTCACCAACGCCAACAGAAGTAATTCCTACGGCGCAGAGCTGACCATGAAAAATCAGATCATTCCGGGATGGGACCTTACTACCAACGTAAACCTCTACCAGACAGATATACAGGTAACAGACGGCGATCATACCTTCAACAACAGCGGTTTCAGCTGGATGGGTAAAATCAACTCAGAAACAAAACTGCCTTACAATTTCACCTTACAGGTGAATGCTACTTACCAGGCTCCTACTGTTGCACTGCCTAACAACGGCAGCGGCGGTGGTGGTGGAGGCGGCCGTGGTGGCGGAGGCGGCGGTATGATGATGATACCGACTTCTGCACAAGGTACCATCAAAGGATTCAGCATGGTAGATGTAGCCGTTCGTAAAGACTTCCTGAAAAATAAGGCACTCTCTGTAACAGCAAGCGTGTCCGACATCTTCAACACACGTCAGTACGAACTGAACCAGGTAACACCAACATTCGCACAGGATTACATCCGCAAACGCGAATCAAGAATATTCAAAGTCAATGTAAGCTATCGTTTCGGTAAACTCGATTCGAATCTCTTCAAGAAGAAAAAGCGCAGCGACAATGGCGATAATCAGATGAATGATATGCAAGGATTCTGA
- a CDS encoding porin: MYTRYLLLSGLLLFWFTAMSQQQEYSDTIHKPLITLPKSYLLDNMDLIADMRFAERNEFVDGTYQGSKFENEQFRLELRGKVTDKLFFRFRDRYTRDPETQSIDHISRSTDMAFLRFDPTEKWKIYAGKLSADWGGYEFDANPIEIYEYSDIIKYSDNFLSGTGLGFLPNKKNEFTIQLLNSRTRTFKELYDTIPGITASKFPFAAVFNWRGSFFNGKLNTIWSYSLFKEATHQYMNYFAFGNQLRLPGFILEYDFKLSLENLDRHMLVSGFVHNGVAAQGVRYMSHWVRADGQISKLVHLTFTGFVDFAYWDGNPDPNADKKLRTAWGYVPGVEVYPLKNVNLRVYANMVGHVYDYTAYARKNYGMVNGNTYRFSVGVMTPLTIL; the protein is encoded by the coding sequence ATGTATACACGTTATCTGCTGCTGTCAGGTTTATTATTGTTTTGGTTTACTGCGATGTCGCAGCAGCAAGAGTATTCGGATACGATTCATAAACCCCTGATTACGCTGCCTAAATCCTATCTGCTGGATAATATGGATCTGATTGCAGATATGAGATTTGCAGAGAGAAATGAGTTTGTTGACGGAACCTACCAGGGCTCAAAATTCGAGAATGAGCAGTTCCGCCTGGAGCTGAGAGGCAAAGTTACTGATAAACTCTTTTTCCGCTTTCGCGACCGTTATACCCGTGATCCGGAAACTCAGTCGATCGATCATATCAGCCGCTCTACTGACATGGCTTTTCTGCGCTTCGATCCTACCGAAAAATGGAAGATCTATGCAGGTAAACTATCTGCAGACTGGGGCGGGTATGAATTCGATGCCAACCCGATTGAGATATATGAATATTCAGATATTATTAAATATTCTGATAACTTTCTGTCGGGTACAGGCCTCGGTTTCCTTCCGAATAAGAAGAATGAATTCACCATACAGTTGCTGAATAGCCGTACCAGAACCTTTAAGGAATTGTACGATACTATTCCCGGTATTACAGCGTCAAAGTTCCCTTTTGCCGCCGTATTTAACTGGCGTGGCAGCTTCTTCAACGGCAAACTGAATACGATCTGGTCCTACAGCTTATTTAAGGAAGCTACGCATCAGTATATGAATTACTTCGCTTTTGGTAACCAGCTGAGGCTGCCTGGATTTATACTGGAGTACGACTTTAAACTTAGCCTGGAAAACCTGGACAGACATATGCTGGTATCGGGCTTTGTGCACAATGGTGTGGCAGCGCAGGGGGTACGGTATATGAGCCACTGGGTACGTGCCGATGGGCAAATCAGTAAGCTGGTACACCTGACCTTCACCGGCTTCGTTGATTTCGCCTATTGGGACGGTAATCCCGATCCTAATGCAGATAAAAAGCTGCGTACCGCCTGGGGATATGTTCCCGGTGTGGAAGTATACCCGCTGAAAAATGTAAACCTGCGTGTATATGCTAATATGGTTGGTCACGTGTACGACTATACGGCGTATGCAAGGAAGAACTACGGCATGGTAAATGGCAATACCTATCGGTTTTCTGTGGGAGTCATGACACCATTGACAATATTATAA
- a CDS encoding anaerobic C4-dicarboxylate transporter family protein yields the protein MVWIEFAILLGAILIGSQMKGIGLGVMGMVGLLIFIFVFRMMPADPPIDVMLIILSVVTTAAALQAAGGMDFMVRLAEKILRSKPSLIVLIAPLTTFAFSVFAGTAHITYSLLPIIAEVSTKKRIRPERALSISVIASHLAVTASPISAATAALVGILGGAVTLPKVVMVVIPSSIIGILAGVIVCWKKGKELDKDPVFLEKMKDPEFAKSIDAESTTDKKPLLPGAKTSVLIFGLAVLLIVMVGAFPNMLPSFEPNHPNMAVNGLGNIKMAAMIELIMLGATAAIMLICKTSSSAVAKASLFTAGATAVISVFGVVWMSATFMQTNQALIEHSLGDMVRSAPWTFSIAIFALSILLFSQAATTQALMPLGLSLGISPAHLVAMYPGANGDFVLPGYPTLLAAINFDRTGSTHIGKFVVNHSFMIPGLVAVGVTIAAGFFFSSILL from the coding sequence ATGGTCTGGATTGAATTCGCCATCCTGTTGGGCGCTATTTTGATCGGTTCACAGATGAAGGGTATTGGTTTGGGGGTGATGGGTATGGTGGGATTACTGATCTTCATTTTTGTATTTAGAATGATGCCGGCAGATCCGCCGATCGACGTAATGCTGATTATTTTGTCGGTGGTAACCACTGCGGCTGCATTGCAGGCGGCAGGGGGAATGGATTTCATGGTACGGCTGGCAGAAAAGATCCTGCGAAGCAAGCCTTCGCTGATAGTATTGATAGCCCCGCTTACTACGTTTGCTTTCTCTGTTTTCGCCGGCACTGCACACATTACCTATTCACTGCTGCCCATCATTGCGGAGGTATCTACCAAAAAAAGGATACGCCCGGAAAGGGCACTCAGTATCTCGGTAATAGCTTCCCACCTTGCAGTTACTGCCAGTCCTATTTCTGCTGCTACTGCGGCACTGGTAGGTATTCTGGGTGGTGCTGTTACGTTACCTAAAGTGGTAATGGTGGTGATTCCTTCTTCTATCATCGGTATACTCGCCGGAGTGATCGTTTGCTGGAAAAAAGGTAAGGAGCTGGACAAAGACCCGGTTTTCCTGGAAAAGATGAAAGACCCGGAATTTGCCAAAAGTATTGATGCGGAATCTACTACCGATAAGAAGCCATTACTACCAGGCGCTAAAACATCTGTACTGATTTTTGGCCTGGCAGTATTACTGATCGTAATGGTAGGCGCCTTCCCTAATATGTTGCCTTCCTTTGAGCCAAATCACCCTAATATGGCGGTGAACGGGTTGGGTAATATCAAGATGGCCGCCATGATAGAACTGATCATGCTGGGCGCTACAGCCGCCATTATGCTGATCTGTAAAACCTCCAGCAGTGCAGTTGCTAAAGCAAGCCTGTTTACTGCCGGCGCTACTGCGGTTATTTCTGTATTCGGGGTGGTATGGATGAGCGCCACCTTTATGCAAACCAACCAGGCACTGATTGAACATTCGTTAGGTGATATGGTACGTTCTGCACCATGGACATTCTCCATCGCAATATTCGCGCTGAGTATACTGCTGTTCAGCCAGGCCGCCACCACACAGGCGTTGATGCCCCTGGGGCTTTCACTGGGGATCAGTCCTGCACACCTGGTTGCCATGTATCCCGGCGCTAACGGCGACTTTGTACTTCCCGGCTATCCTACGCTGCTGGCAGCTATCAACTTTGACCGTACCGGTAGTACGCATATAGGGAAATTTGTCGTCAACCATAGTTTTATGATACCCGGATTAGTAGCCGTAGGCGTTACGATAGCGGCAGGGTTCTTCTTCTCCAGTATTCTGTTATAG
- a CDS encoding alpha/beta fold hydrolase gives MLNRISIIFFLIFIFSRDNLRAQHLKPGFDAAEYEQLLNIIHRSGDTPWTKVKAPPPANCRMIYRSPVVGLQNRWDLWLRDDSVAIIDIRGTNGTAVSWMENFYAGMIPATGQLQLNDSTRFNYKLSVDPQSYVHAGWMIGLAAMGPDIAAHVRECYRNGIHEFIITGHSQGGAITYLVRAYLAYLEGMPKDIVYKTYSSAAPKPGNQNFAYDYDYITRDGWGLRVVNPRDWVVETPFSVQTTQDFTTINPFGDISKALKSQKWPARSALKYIYGRLDRPGRRTSRRMQRILGKMLYKRVRKELPQYQRPDFVKSHHYMPAGTPVVLFPVPGYDERFPFDGKNIFLHHNLDNYSWLTEKIYSK, from the coding sequence ATGCTGAACCGTATTTCGATTATATTTTTTCTGATTTTTATTTTTTCGCGGGATAACCTGCGCGCACAGCATCTGAAGCCCGGTTTCGATGCAGCAGAATACGAACAGCTACTCAACATTATTCACCGTTCAGGAGATACCCCATGGACAAAAGTCAAGGCACCTCCCCCGGCCAACTGCCGTATGATTTACCGCTCACCGGTGGTAGGACTCCAAAACCGCTGGGACCTCTGGCTCCGCGATGATTCCGTTGCCATCATTGATATCCGGGGCACCAATGGCACCGCCGTTTCCTGGATGGAAAACTTCTACGCCGGTATGATACCTGCCACCGGGCAGCTGCAACTGAACGACTCCACCCGTTTTAATTATAAACTTTCTGTAGATCCGCAGTCATATGTCCATGCCGGCTGGATGATAGGCCTGGCAGCCATGGGCCCTGATATAGCCGCTCACGTAAGGGAATGCTACCGTAATGGGATACACGAATTTATTATTACAGGACATAGTCAGGGTGGTGCTATCACCTACCTGGTACGCGCTTACCTCGCCTACCTCGAGGGTATGCCGAAAGATATCGTGTACAAAACCTATAGTAGTGCTGCGCCTAAACCAGGCAACCAGAATTTCGCCTACGACTATGATTATATCACCCGCGACGGATGGGGACTGCGTGTAGTAAACCCGCGCGACTGGGTAGTAGAGACGCCATTTTCTGTGCAGACAACACAAGACTTCACGACCATAAATCCTTTCGGAGATATCAGCAAGGCGCTCAAAAGTCAGAAATGGCCGGCAAGGTCAGCGCTGAAATATATCTATGGAAGATTAGACAGGCCCGGACGCCGTACCAGCAGGCGTATGCAACGTATATTGGGAAAGATGCTCTATAAGCGGGTAAGAAAGGAATTGCCACAATACCAGCGACCTGATTTTGTGAAGAGTCATCATTACATGCCGGCAGGAACGCCGGTAGTGTTATTTCCGGTGCCAGGCTATGATGAGCGCTTTCCTTTCGACGGGAAAAACATCTTCCTGCATCATAACCTGGACAATTACAGCTGGCTGACGGAAAAAATCTATAGTAAATAA